In Salmo salar chromosome ssa15, Ssal_v3.1, whole genome shotgun sequence, one genomic interval encodes:
- the LOC106593830 gene encoding extensin-like, translating to MKSQHEPAVSGLRHAAIIDLIPMCPSLKSLPKTLTPLSTPPYPHTITHPPTPYITTYSFNLTPTHHPITPSPHTLTPSPHTSTPYLHPITPYPHPITLYLHPITPYLHPITPYPHPITPYPHPIPPPHTPTPHPIPPPHHPIPPPHTLTPYSFNLTPTHHPIPPPHHPIPPPHTSTPSPHTLTPYPHPITPYPHPIPPPHTPPLTPYLHPITPYPHPIPSPHTPSIAPPPITPYLHPITPYLHPITRYPHPITPYPHPIPTPSPHTPTPYPHPITPYPHPIPPPHHPIPPPHHPIPPPHTLTPYPPPHTPTPSPHTLTPYPHPITPYPQPITPYPHPIPLPHHPIPPPDTLTPYPHPITP from the coding sequence ATGAAAAGCCAGCATGAACCTGCCGTCTCTGGACTGAGGCACGCAGCCATAATCGACCTGATCCCCATGTGTCCTTCTCTGAAGTCCCTGCCAAAAACTCTGacacccctctccacccctccatacCCCCATACCATCACTCACCCCCCCACTCCATATATCACCACATACTCCTTCAATCTCACCCCCAcccatcaccccatcaccccatcaccccatACCCTCACCCCATCACCCCATACCTCCACCCCAtacctccaccccatcaccccataCCCTCACCCCATCACCCTAtacctccaccccatcaccccatacctccaccccatcaccccataCCCTCACCCCATCACCCCATACCCTCACCCCATACCTCCACCCCATACCCCCACCCCTCACCCCAtacctccaccccatcaccccataCCCCCACCCCATACCCTCACCCCATACTCCTTCAATCTCACCCCAACCCATCACCCCAtacctccaccccatcaccccataCCTCCACCCCAtacctccaccccatcaccccataCCCTCACCCCATACCCTCACCCCATCACCCCATACCCTCACCCCATACCTCCACCCCATACCCCACCCCTCACCCCAtacctccaccccatcaccccataCCCCCACCCCATACCCTCACCCCATACTCCTTCAATCGCACCCCCACCCATCACCCCAtacctccaccccatcaccccatacctccaccccatcacccGATACCCCCACCCCATCACCCCATACCCTCACCCCATCCCCACCCCTTCACCCCATACCCCCACCCCATACCCCCACCCCATCACCCCATACCCTCACCCCAtacctccaccccatcaccccataCCCCCACCCCATCACCCCATACCCCCACCCCATACCCTCACCCCATACCCCCCACCCCATACCCCCACCCCATCACCCCATACCCTCACCCCATACCCTCACCCCATCACCCCATACCCCCAACCCATCACCCCATACCCTCACCCCATACCCCTACCCCATCACCCCATACCCCCACCCGATACCCTCACCCCATACCCACACCCCATCACCCCATAG